TTCGCCAAGATCGAGGAGCTCTCCGGCCAAAAAGTGTTCCGCTGCATGCAGTGCGGCTCCTGCTCGGCCGGCTGCCCGATGCACGACCGGATGGATATCGCCCCCAACCAGATCTGGAAGCTGCTGCAGATGGGAGAGTACGAGGCGGTCAAAAACTCCAGCTCGATCTGGGCCTGCTTCTCCTGTTTCACCTGCGGCCTGCGCTGTCCCAAGGGGATCGACCTGGCCAAGGTGATGGAGGCCTTGCGCCTGCTGCTGCTGCGGAAGCGGCAGGACAG
The DNA window shown above is from candidate division TA06 bacterium and carries:
- a CDS encoding 4Fe-4S dicluster domain-containing protein, translated to MSNLPLNYRAVEAGDPIAPSRAEIGNELFAKIEELSGQKVFRCMQCGSCSAGCPMHDRMDIAPNQIWKLLQMGEYEAVKNSSSIWACFSCFTCGLRCPKGIDLAKVMEALRLLLLRKRQDRVAGNTIPAETLKKVPQIALMSCLRKQSG